The Fusobacterium perfoetens genome has a segment encoding these proteins:
- a CDS encoding HU family DNA-binding protein, with protein MTKKELASQLQAKGIFDTKADAERKIDAILDAMEEALISGDSINFIGWGKLEVVNRAPRIGRNPKTGEEVEIEARKSVKFKAGKGLLEKLN; from the coding sequence ATGACAAAAAAAGAACTAGCAAGCCAATTACAAGCTAAAGGAATATTTGATACTAAAGCAGATGCAGAAAGAAAAATTGATGCTATATTAGACGCTATGGAAGAAGCATTAATTTCTGGAGACAGCATTAACTTCATAGGATGGGGAAAATTAGAAGTTGTTAACAGAGCACCAAGAATCGGAAGAAACCCTAAAACTGGAGAAGAAGTAGAAATAGAAGCTAGAAAAAGCGTTAAATTCAAAGCTGGTAAAGGTTTATTAGAAAAATTAAACTAA